TCCGCCCTCTTCTTAAAGGCAACAAGAGATCAGTGTCTGCATTACAAGCCTATTAAAAGCTACTTTTAATTAGGTCCTCTTGTGGGATCGCTTCCTTCTCAAGGCATGTGGCACAATCCCGTTTCTTCTTCGTCCAATTAAAGGCCATGTTGACAGATTAAGGCTGCTTCTTGTTTGTGCTCTAATAACACATTTAggggaagatgatgatgatggtggtggtgaaCACAGCGAGGAAGAGTGAGAAAAAGGGGCGCCCTCCTTGAACCCTGAGGGATTAATGTGTTTACATTACCTGGGCTGTGATCTATCACCAACCTCGTCAACTTCCATTATGCAACGGAGCCAGCAGGCCGAGCCGACACTCGCTCCTGTTTTTTTCCAATTGGATTAAGGCTGCGCAAAAATATCTTTGGCGTGGAGCTTTTTAGCATCCCTGCTAGTCGCTTGTGATTTGTGTTTCATATCGTATCACCTTTACCTGcactttatatatacacatgtttagCAAAATGATTTAGATAATTTGCATATAGGGGCCGgggtatccatctatctatctatatatacgcacatatacatgtgtgtgtgtgtgtgtgtgtctgtgtgtatatatacatattcaaacatatatatatatacatatacatacacacacacacacacatatatatatatatatatatatatatatatatatatatataaacacacacatttttatatatacatacacacatatatatatataaatatttgtatgtatatatatatatatatatatatatatatatatatacatgtatatacacatatacatacatgtatatacacacatatataccgtatttccttgaattgccgccggggcgctaattaattcaaaacctcttctcactccggcgttgaccaaaggcatggggtaaaggcaagcatgcgctaattattttaaaacctcttttccaaaggcatgtggtaaatttcggcctgcgcttataaatttgagtgtgatgtaaggataccgtcatgaaaagcacatctaatttaaaaaaatgcttttattatTGTCTTACCTTTAGTTATAAATGAAtgcatgcgcagctccttctgatcaaaagcatcgataacatgtttgtagaagtcttccttatctttcgtcagttttaaaagtctctctgtttcgatggaaatcttccttttttacctcctgtttcgattgaaagtccagtttacaaaACTGTTTTATATTAGATATGTAATCgttcatgttaaaagtgcaagcgagaggaaaaaataaacgatcgctgctcactcttgctgcttgttgtcacttagtCTTCAGCCGAGTTGTCgcgagaaggatcactagcgccctctatcaccaggaggcgggagtcatttaacgactcataattgacacacacagctactgtatatcaataaaacatagctgcttactgttctttttagcatattcaatagcttggatacTGAATACCTCTtaacttcttccctttatgcgatttcaaatgattgaaatcagcctcctccattttgaaaatgatgaccggttaagtgtcactcgtgacgtgacgagtttgacccggcggaaattctaggcatatgttcattatttggcgaaatgagtttgacccggcggaaattctagacatgcgcaaataaaaataatattttacgaaacgagtttgacccagcgtgaATCCTGAGCCgggggtaatactaagcatgcgctaattattttgcgaaatgactttgacccggcagtaattctaggcaggcgcataatacatacccggcggcaattcaaggaaatacggtatacatagtcatatatatacataaacacacacacatatatatattatatatatataaatatatatatatatatatatatacatatatatattatatatatataaatatatatatatatatatatatatatatatatatatatatatatatatatatatataaatatatatatatatatatatatatatatatatatatatatatatatatatatatatatatatatatatatatatccatccatccattttctaccacttattcccttatggggtcgcagaggcgctggtgcctatctcagctacaatcgagcgtaaggcggggtacaccctggacaagtcgccacctcatctatatatatatatatatatatatatatatatatatatatatataatatatatatatatatatatacatatatatatatatacacacacacatttgtacatgtatatagatatacatacatatgtatacatacatatgcacacacatatatacagtacatatacacatacatatatatatatatatatatatatatatatgcatatacatatatacatacacatatatatatatatatatatatttatatacaaacacacacatatacatacaaacacacatacatatttacacatatatatatatatatatatatatatatatatatatatatatatatatatatatatataaatattaggggtgtagggGAAAATCTATACGAATATGAATCGAGtccattgtgcgattcagaatcgattatcgattctcattttttttaaatcgatattttttttagcaatccaactaaccactaaacagcaataccataacaatgcaatccaattccagaaccaaacctgacccaggaacactcagaactgcaataaacagagcaattgagaggagacacaaacacaacacaaaacaaaccaaaagtagtgaaacaaaaataaatattatcaacaacagtatcaatattagttataatttcagcatagcagtgattaaaaatccctctttgacattatcattagacatttataaaaataaaaataaaagaacaatagtgtcacagcggcttacacttgcatcgcatctcatgagcttgataacacactgtgtccaatgtttttacaaagataaaataagtcatgttttttgttcatttaatagttaaaacaattttacattactgcaatcagttgataaaacattgttctttacaattataaaagctttttttttttataaatatactactctgctcatgtcagcagactggggtagatcctgctgaaatccgatgtattgaatgaatacagaatcgttttgaatcggaaaaaatattgtttttgaatcgagaatcgcgttgaatcgaaaaaatcgatatataatctaaTCGCGACCTtataattgatattgaatcgaatcgtgggacacccaaagattcgcagccctaatatatatatatatatatatatatatatatatatatatacacatatatatatatatatatatatatatatatatatatatatatacacataaatatatgtatatgtatatgcaaccCTCTCTTTCTTTTCCCTTGTTTCTTATTCtgtccatcccctcctgctccggtccaACTGCGCCCACCACTAAATATATCCAAACATGTAGTGAAGTCAAATATAAGTAAGACAACAAGAGATGCATCATccaacacttttcttttgtagAATATGTATGTACAGCAAATAAATGgtatccacatcaacaatataattttCCTAAGTAGCTGAACAGGacgaaaattaaaatttaataaatatctTTTTTTACTTGGAATGTCCTGTGTGATAGACTGTGGACGCTGGCAGGCTGGATCCGGTCAACAgtccatagtttggggacccctggttcaAGAAGACAATGAATAACAAAGCACAATGCTAACAATACTGAAtaagtccctccaggattttatGACATTTTTCACTTATATATTTAACCTATTCCTGTGAAATATGCACAACAGTAAGTGAGCATTAGGTGGTGTCTCTTCCTGTAATTATGAAAGTGATTATTAGTTTACAATTAAATCAGTATAGTAATCTGAGAGCTATGAAtgtgtgcttttactgccatcaagtgtcaacttttaagtctgtgtggtataaaacgagtaaaacatcagAACCGTATTTGAAGGAAACTTCCAAAAGGAACcctaacaaaaacaaacattgatAAGAAATTCATGAAATCACTGGTTGATTGAATGTTACTGACAAACAAAACGCCTCAGAACGTTAACTTTTCTGACAACGCTGCCTCAAATTCAAGCAGCAATCACAGAAAAAGTTCCACAAGATGCACTCTTTAGGCTTCGACCAAAAACAATgagaaacaaataaatataccTGAAACGTTACAGAACAAATGTCACAGTGATAACATGAAAAAAGTGTAGTTCATACCATAGGAAATTAAACTTACTGTGATGTCTATGtttggctgctcagtacaatacgGATACAGTCAATAATAATACAGCGGGACATATCAGGCAAATTCTGCTCTTTTTGGTGAATATTTACTGTAGTATGTGGTGAGATTCACCTCCTGAGCCCATTTGGCTCTTAAGTATGAGTCAagaatgtacacaaatataattaagttcaagtaccaatgattgtcacacacacacactaggtggggtgaaatttgtcctctgcatttgacccatccccttgatcaccccttgggtagtgaggggagcagtggacagcagcagtgccgcgcccgggaatcatttatggtgatttaacccccaattccaacccttgatgctgagttacaagcagggaggcaacgggtcccatttttttatagtctttggtatgactcggccggggtttgaactcccaacttaccgatctcaggtaACTTAAATATGATGCATGAAGTTGCAACCCCTTTGCCGCACACTACACTCATGCACAattatttttgtgtaaaaaagaCTGTTTAACTTATATTTGTACttgaatgacacattttttaaaaagtgcaaaaGGAAACTTGCCAATACACAATGCCTTTGCCAAGTTGTGAacaattgtattattttaatgCATCTTATTATACGGCAATTAccttttttattttacacttgtatgacagccCAACATGTTAAACAAGAACTTTTAGTGTACATTTTTGCTTTCTCCGAGGGTAACATGAATGCAGATTTATTTGATGTCATTTAACGGTATTTTGACAGAGGTTAACTTCTTTTCTGTCTCTCTGAGGTCTTCATCAACCATTGGTCCCttcaaaatgtctcttttttttatcttaaaacTGTATGCACATGGTTGGAATTTAATGtaataatattatatttattttactgcAATAATATGTTATTCTATTGTGAATATTTTAAATTGTGAGAGTTGTGTGAGCTAAGCGATATCTGagcaaaattaaaggcctactgaaacccactactacccaccacgcagtctgatagtttatatatcaatgatgaaaaattaacaatgcaacacatgctaatacggcctttttttcttgaaaacgtcgcgtaatgatgacgtgtacgcgtgacgtcactggctgttatgaatatgagcgctgcacacacacacacagctaaaagtcgtctgctttaacggcataattacacagtattttggatatctgtgctgctgaatcttttgcaatttgttcaattaatattggagaagtcaaagtagaaagacggagttgggaagctttagtctttagccacacaaacacatggtgattccttgtttaagattcacgaaggtgaaactttagtatggatcacagcggacatggatcccgactacatgtcaaccagcaggtttcggtgagaaaattgtggttaaaaagtcgcttctttccGGATATCAGCtgggcttgtgccgtccatacagctgccgtcgacttccccgagacactgcgcgtcaacacccggccatggacgtacacttccgactatcaggtactgttaaactcactaaaacactagcaacacaatagaaagataaggaattccccagaattatcctagtaaatgtctctaaaaacatattaaTCCATCTCAATACAACGCGatagcaatcgcgtttttttttttgttattttttttagtccgtcgctatcaatatcctcaaactcaaattttcatcctcgctcaaattaatggagaaattgtcgtttcctcggtccggatagctgtttttgttggacgctcccattaaaatcaatgtgaatatatgaggagccatcaacatgtgacatcatcgtctgcgacttccggttgaGGGAGGgcatttctccagttgcgaactttatcgtggatgttctctactaaatcctttcagcaaaaatatggcaatatctcgaaatgatcaagtatgacacatagaatggatctgctatccccgtttgaataagaaaatctcatttcagtaggcctttaacaattgTGTGTAATTGTTTGCTGTGTAAATTGTCCTGTGTTGTACTGTATCGTGTTCATTTTAAATGTCTTTGGTCCCCCTTGAAAACGAGATGATGCATCTCAAAGGGTTTTCCATTAATAACAttcaaattcaattttttttacacttgtatgactttTAAATGGTAAACAAAAGTCGTTTTTTTTCAAGGTTGAATGATTAACTGACAAATTAAGTTGCATTTAATGTCAATGAGTGACACCTGTTAATGTTCAAATGTTTTCTATTTTTGATTTTAACCTGGTTGAATTTAGTTAGGATGCacttaaaacaaaacaatgcATGAAATTGAACCATCTTTTCCTCTCttttgtcatcaaaattccaGTTATTTTAGATGACGTACGTACGTACGGTTACAGAGTCTTTAAGTTATTTTTCCACTTTAAAAGTACTTGAAAAGCTGCCTGCATTGTTAAAGGCGTTCTGAAGGCAACAGGTTAATTCTGGAATTTATGTCATTTCTAAAGGGAGCCGCAGTCATCATGGAGGCTGGCTGCGGCAGGGGCCCCTGAAAGAGCTCATATCCACACGCTGGCTTCATTATAACCAATCAATATTAATTTAGTCCGGCGGCCATATCGACTCCTCACTGAAATAATATCACAGGTCATTTGTCAAGTCATGGAGCAAGGAGAATTAACTCTTTTATCCCATCACTTGTTTGGAAAAAGTGGATATTGAGTAAGTCTGGATAACTGTaaataagtatttttatttttttttagcgaggggaaaaaaatcaatagGTGCTTCCTGTGATCCATCTCAAGCGAATCAATCATGATTTGTGCAGCAGCGAGAGCAGGACGGTGGCGGCAAGGCGCCGAGAGAGAGAGGAGTCGCAATCTTTGGCCGATACCCCTCATTTTTTGGAAGCGCTTCTCTTAATGGGGTCATCATTTCATCACTTAGGGTACCCAGCAGCCTGCCATTCATCCTGGGACCATGATGAGGGGGCGGAGCCAGCAGCTCAACACACTGGCTCTCCTGCCatacatcttcatcatcatcatccggGTCAATAAAAGGAAAAGAGATGAGAAAATAACATTGCATCAAATATATACGGTGCAGGAGAGGGGCATGCTTTATTGATTGAATGCATTTTAAATCACATGAATTAGGACTATTTGGGGTATTCATTAATATTACTTACCGTTGATCAGTTGGGCTTGGTCCCGGGTGATTTCCTCAGCTTGCATCTAAATACAagaagaaaatttaaaaaatattggttAATACCGttttaatatatgtgtgtatatatatatatatatatatatatatatatatatatatatatatatatatatatatagtttttttaataaacaatatAAGAAAGCTTGTATTTAGTTATAATTCACCTCCAGTATATAGACGGGAATTTAGTCTAGCACAAATGCTTGATCATTTTTAATAACATGCATTAAATAGAAGGAAATAAATGCTTAATCCACCGCCGCATACAAATAATTACAAGAATTAGAATGCAAAGtcaaaaaatacataattaagAATGCAAGGTCAAAAATAAATGCCATCCATTATTTTTGCTATTCTGGATCCAACCCCCACCCTCCCTCCCCAAAGCATTTTTGTTTAGGGGGGGTTGCTAACTGTTTTGAATTTCAATTGGCTTCCAAGTGGCAAAAGCCCTCAGCTAATACATCAAAGAAAAATTGGTGTCAACTAATCGGTTTAGGACACAGATTTAGAatagtgggggggaaaaaaaaaaaaaaaaatcccatgaaCACTTGAAGTAATTTTTAGGCTTCAGGAAAAGAGGGCTGGCGGGGAAATAAAAAGAAAATGCCTCTGCAATTAACACAGCAATGATGTCATTATACCTTTAATAATAGTCATAATAAATCTACATTTAAGCTCAATTTAGGCCTTTAAAAGGACTTACATCAAATAAACAATACAGTTTAAAGCGGTTCAACTATTCATACTATAATATATGATGAATTTGTATATACTCACCTGGGTGCTTGGTGGAGGATGCGGTTGCCATAACGACGTCTCCATCAAGAACTCCCATCATTTAAATTGCTCTAAATTCATTTGGTCGAAATGTTCTACTTTGTttttttgagggtttttttttttgcttggaaTATAAAAAGAAGAAGGTGCCAGCGGTGGAAGTGGACTGGGTCTCATCGGTATCATCATCACGATGGTACCGCTGTCATCTGGTTATTAGGAGGAGGTACCGTGGACTTGCTTTGTTTATCCAACCCTCCTCCTctgctttttttttcctttttttaaaaaggcttttCCCACGTCATCGGTCTTTttttcctcctctctctctctctctctctctctctctgtgtgtgtgtgttttttccccccctttcCAACAGAGTGCACACACTCTTTAGCAGCGCCTACAGCGATCCCTTTCGGCTTAAGTGAGACTTGAACTCGACTGACTGTCGAGTCAAATGCACTCGACGGTACCAGAAAAAAACCCGAAAATAAACATACATATCAAATATGTGAAATGTataatcattttttaaataatttaaaaatataactatttttttaataatttaaaatatatattgcaCCTTTTTTGTTGGGGCAGGAAtgaatagatatatatacacacacacacatatataatatatatatatatatagatacatatacacatatatacatacatatatatacatccatatatacatatatgtatgtatgtatgtatgtatgtatatatgtatgtatgtatggatgtgtttatatatatatatatatatatatatatacatatatatatacatggatgtatgtgtgtatatacacacacatacatccatatatatatatatatatatatatatatatatatatatatatatatatatacatatatatatatatggatgtatgtgtgtatatacacacacatacatccatatatatatacatatatatatatatatatatatatatatatatatatacatatatatatatatatatatatatatatatatatatatatatatatatatatatatatatatatatatatatatatatatatggggcttcacggtgggagaggggttagtgcgtctgcctcacaatacgaaggtcctgcagtcctggattcaaatccaggctcgggatctttctgtgtggggtttgcatgtcctccccgtgaatgcgtgggttccctccgggtactccggcttcctcccacctccaaagacatgcacctggggataggttgattggcaacactaaattggccctagtgtgtgaatgtgagtttgaatgttgtctgtctatctgtgttggccctgcaatgaggtggcgacatgtccagggtgtacaccgccttccgcccgattgtagctgagataggtgccagcgccccccgcaaccccaaaagggaatacgcggtaggaaatggatggatgggatggatatatatatacatatatatatatatatatatatatatacacacatatatatacatatgtatatatttatatatatatacatgtatacatatttatataaatatacacacacacacacatatatatatatatatatgtatatatatatatatatatatatatatatatatatatatatatatatacatacatgcaaaaaaatacaaataaatataattttcaaaaattgcTAACAAAACAAAATGTAGATATTTAGTTTAAAAATGCTATTTACCTTGAAGTTATATTTTACGCACTAAATTAATGGAAAATATAGCCCCAAAACACAAAGAAATATAAATTGGAAATAAATCCTCGCTGGCCGTCATCCAATAACACACAAAGTTCTCCGCACGCAGACCACCATTCAACGCGAGGGAGGAGTGGAAGTGAAGATAGTAAAATATATAAAGGAGAAAAGAAGAATGTTAGTTAACGCAGGAGCTGCATGGAGGGGTTGAGgaggagagagagggagagagagagagagagaaaaaaagagagagagagcttTGAGTGAGCGCTCCTCCACTTTGCAGTGACAACACCCGGAGAGGAGGAGGAGCATGCTGTGCAGCGAAGTAGGCTCCTCAATTTCCAACTTAGCATCTTGGCACTGAGGACATTTTCCCATGCAGgcaaaagccccccccccccccccacactaaCACTGCATGCGCACCAAAAAGCAGCCATGAGCGTGCAGGAGCAACTTTCATAGCAGGGACGCACCAAAGTGGAGAGAAAAggcgcttttttttttgtgttcttgttttttttttttttttttttttaccttgaggAGCAAGGCGGAGGCAGAAAGGGGGGCAGAGGGTCTCCTCTCACACTCGGCTGTCTCTATGCGCCCCTGAGGTCctagacacacacaaaaaaagcaggaataaggaaaaaaaaaaaagtggagctATGGCGTATCCTCAGGGCTACTTGTACCAACCGTCCGCCTCCCTGGCCCTCTACTCCTGCCCCGCAGCCTACGGAGCCAGCGTCATATCGGGACCCAGGACGGAGGAGCTCGGCCGGTCCTCCTCCGGGTCCGCGTTCGCCCCCTACGCCGGGTCCGCCACCTCCGCCAACAGCGCCGCTGCTGCCGCCGCGTCTGCAGCCGCAGCGGCAGCGGCGGCCGCCGCAGCCTTCAGCGGAGGCTCGCCCGGGTACAACTCGCACCACTTGCCGTACGGAGCGGACGCGGCGGCGGCTGCCGCGGCCACCTTCAGCTCGTACGTGGTGAGTACACTTCCAAGCACTTttacacaaaaattaaaaaaaagctgtgttaagttatttttttgaactgcaattattattataattttgtatttttttttgtaatagtcccttttattgttttttaattttttcttttttgcatttGTGGGCCTGTTTATTAAGTCCTACAAATCCCTGCAGAATAGGCCCACATTGCATATTTTGCCATCTTTAccacacaaaaataataataagatgcATCTAATGAACCCCCCCAAACGAATGCACTCATATTAATAACGATCATGTCTTTTGGCAGAGTTCTCCCTACGACCACACGACGGGCATGGCGGGCTCCATCGGCTACCACCCGTACGCGGCGCCCCTGGGCACCTACCCGTACGGTGACCCGGCCTACCGCAAGAACGCCACCCGGGACGCCACGGCCACCCTGAAGGCCTGGCTCAGCGAGCACCGCAAGAACCCCTACCCCACCAAGGGCGAGAAGATCATGCTGGCCATCATCACCAAGATGACCCTCACCCAGGTCTCCACCTGGTTCGCCAACGCCCGCCGGAGGCTGAAGAAGGAGAACAAGATGACGTGGACGCCGCGGAACCGCAgcgaggacgaggaggaggacgAGAACATCGACCTGGAGAAGAACGACGACGACGAGCCGCCCAGTAATAAGCAAGACAAGAACCAGGACTCGTCGGATGCTGAAGCAGGTTTGTGGCTGGAGGTCCATGGGGGAgaatataaaaacataaaaataacataaattaATCATCCTAGTCGTTTTCATATTGACgaaaatatttaaattaatttGAATATTGCATCTAATTATTTTTTCTGGATGTGTCCAGATGCCAAAATGCTGCACCCGGCGGACTGTGACAGGTTCAAGGAGGACAAGGACGTGGACCCCCTGCTGAGCGACTCGGAGTCCAAAGACCCGCCGGAGGAGCGGACTAGCGCGTCCGACTTGTTGTTGGATTCTGCCGGCAAGCCCGCCACGTCTTCCCCcgcggtggtggtggtggtgcagGGGCCCCGCGGCGCCCTGCAGGACAAGCCGTCGGACCTCAGCATGCACGCACCCACCTCCGTCATCCACTCGGCGCCCAAACCCAAACTGTGGTCCCTGGCGGAGATCGCTACCTCCTCGGACCGATGCAGTAGAAGCAGCAGCGGGGAGGCGCACCGAGGAGGAGGCGGGGAGCAGCAGCAGCCTTGCCCCGCCGTCATCAACCCCGCTGCCGGCTCTCCTCCGCGGTCCTCCCCGCAGTGCGGCGTCCTCTCCCGGCCCCTGTACTACACGTCGCCCTTCTACCCGGGCTACACGAACTACCACGGGGCTACTTTCGGACACCTCCACGGCACCGCGGGCTCCCCCTGCAGCCCGGCGCACTTCAATGGATTAAACCAGACGGTGTTAAATAGAGCCGAGGCTTTGGTGAGGGACAAAGTGCGGGGAGATCTTTGCAAAGACTCCCCTTACGAACTGAAGAAAGGTATGTCAAACATTTAACAACTTCCAACTCTGGACTTTTTCTTTTGACTTTaatttatttcttcttttttttttctgggaagGTTGCAAAATATTACTGAGCATTATATCATCTCCTCCTTACTGGACATGTGTTCTGTAACAAGGATGAGGGAGTTATAATGGCTGCAGCCACCGGAAGTCATTTGTATTAAAAGACTAACATGTATATTTAATGTAGCATTTTTGTatttaagaaagaaaaaaatggaCGACACTATCTTTGAAGTAAATTATGgagaatataaatatatttgtgcagtattttttattttttaaatatgcatGATTATTCACGCAGTGCGTGTTTGGAGTATACAGGAACATTCAAATAGCCAATTACCACGCGTGTTTTACGCACGGCAATCAGGTGGTGAACTACAGTAATGAGATCCATTTTATGCCAAATTTAGAtctcattactttttttttttttcccccaattccCTTTATGCAAAGGAAGACGTGATGGAAGCTGGTTAAAATGAGAGATTCGACCATGCATTCAGAACATACTGACCACCCTATtaatggactctcacttttaatgGCGCGTTGGatgtgcgcgcgcacacacacactcacacatacacacacacacagagtgtatAAGGGAAGTGCGGTTGTCACGCCATGTCGTGCAAACTCTTCCAACTTCCGCAGGTAGGTGTCACACTTGCGCctaatttcacaataaaagcgtgtgtgtgtgtgtgtgtgtgtgtgtgtgtctgtgtgtgtgtgtgtgcaacaaaaaaaagttgggAGTATGTTATAATCAATGATTGCATATGCAGAGTTATTGTTACATGTATTATATTCGATGAGTAAAGAAAGGGGAAAATATTACAccatagtaattaaaaaaaatacaatattttggtGAACGAGACCCAAAATATCCATAATGATAagcaatttttttctttttatttgaattcat
Above is a genomic segment from Nerophis ophidion isolate RoL-2023_Sa linkage group LG02, RoL_Noph_v1.0, whole genome shotgun sequence containing:
- the irx5a gene encoding Iroquois homeobox protein 5a, whose product is MAYPQGYLYQPSASLALYSCPAAYGASVISGPRTEELGRSSSGSAFAPYAGSATSANSAAAAAASAAAAAAAAAAAFSGGSPGYNSHHLPYGADAAAAAAATFSSYVSSPYDHTTGMAGSIGYHPYAAPLGTYPYGDPAYRKNATRDATATLKAWLSEHRKNPYPTKGEKIMLAIITKMTLTQVSTWFANARRRLKKENKMTWTPRNRSEDEEEDENIDLEKNDDDEPPSNKQDKNQDSSDAEADAKMLHPADCDRFKEDKDVDPLLSDSESKDPPEERTSASDLLLDSAGKPATSSPAVVVVVQGPRGALQDKPSDLSMHAPTSVIHSAPKPKLWSLAEIATSSDRCSRSSSGEAHRGGGGEQQQPCPAVINPAAGSPPRSSPQCGVLSRPLYYTSPFYPGYTNYHGATFGHLHGTAGSPCSPAHFNGLNQTVLNRAEALVRDKVRGDLCKDSPYELKKGMSNI